The following coding sequences lie in one Arabidopsis thaliana chromosome 3, partial sequence genomic window:
- a CDS encoding Protein phosphatase 2C family protein (Protein phosphatase 2C family protein; FUNCTIONS IN: protein serine/threonine phosphatase activity, catalytic activity; INVOLVED IN: protein amino acid dephosphorylation; LOCATED IN: protein serine/threonine phosphatase complex; EXPRESSED IN: 24 plant structures; EXPRESSED DURING: 15 growth stages; CONTAINS InterPro DOMAIN/s: Protein phosphatase 2C, manganese/magnesium aspartate binding site (InterPro:IPR000222), Protein phosphatase 2C-related (InterPro:IPR001932), Protein phosphatase 2C (InterPro:IPR015655), Protein phosphatase 2C, N-terminal (InterPro:IPR014045); BEST Arabidopsis thaliana protein match is: Protein phosphatase 2C family protein (TAIR:AT3G12620.2); Has 35333 Blast hits to 34131 proteins in 2444 species: Archae - 798; Bacteria - 22429; Metazoa - 974; Fungi - 991; Plants - 531; Viruses - 0; Other Eukaryotes - 9610 (source: NCBI BLink).): MVSTTFRRIVSPCWRPFGIGEDSSPGSDDTNGRLDGLLWYKDSGNHITGEFSMAVVQANNLLEDHSQLESGPISLHESGPEATFVGVYDGHGGPEAARFVNDRLFYNIKRYTSEQRGMSPDVITRGFVATEEEFLGLVQEQWKTKPQIASVGACCLVGIVCNGLLYVANAGDSRVVLGKVANPFKELKAVQLSTEHNASIESVREELRLLHPDDPNIVVLKHKVWRVKGIIQVSRSIGDAYLKRAEFNQEPLLPKFRVPERFEKPIMRAEPTITVHKIHPEDQFLIFASDGLWEHLSNQEAVDIVNSCPRNGVARKLVKAALQEAAKKREMRYSDLEKIERGIRRHFHDDITVIVVFLHATNFATRTPISVKGGGLLSAHNPVL; encoded by the exons ATGGTATCTACAACATTTAGGAGAATTGTATCGCCTTGTTGGAGACCTTTTGGTATTGGAGAAGATTCTAGTCCTGGTAGTGATGATACGAATGGCCGTCTCGATGGTCTCTTGTGGTACAAAGATTCTGGGAACCACATCACTGGAGAGTTTTCTATGGCAGTCGTTCAAGCTAACAACCTTCTTGAAGATCATAGCCAGTTAGAATCTGGTCCTATTAGTTTGCATGAGTCTGGACCTGAGGCAACTTTTGTTGGTGTTTATGATGGTCATGGAGGTCCCGAGGCTGCTCGGTTTGTAAACGATAGGCTCTTTTATAACATCAAGAGGTACACATCAGAACAGCGAGGGATGTCGCCTGATGTTATCACCAGAGGGTTTGTAGCAACAGAGGAGGAGTTTCTCGGTTTAGTGCAGGAGCAATGGAAGACCAAGCCACAGATTGCTTCTGTGGGAGCTTGTTGTTTGGTTGGTATTGTTTGTAATGGATTGTTGTATGTTGCAAACGCAGGAGATTCTCGGGTTGTGTTAGGGAAAGTCGCAAATCCGTTTAAAGAGTTGAAAGCTGTTCAGTTATCAACAGAGCATAATGCAAGTATCGAATCTGTGAGAGAGGAGTTACGTTTGTTGCATCCTGATGATCCGAATATCGTGGTCTTGAAACACAAAGTTTGGCGTGTTAAAGGGATTATACAGGTCTCAAGATCCATTGGTGACGCATACCTTAAAAGAGCGGAGTTTAATCAAGAACCGCTACTACCTAAGTTTAGGGTTCCAGAACGTTTTGAAAAGCCGATCATGAGAGCGGAACCGACTATAACAGTTCATAAGATTCATCCGGAAGATCAGTTTCTTATATTTGCCTCGGATGGTTTATGGGAGCATCTAAGCAACCAGGAAGCTGTTGATATTGTCAATTCTTGTCCACGCAAT GGTGTGGCTCGGAAGTTAGTGAAAGCTGCATTACAAGAAGcagcaaagaagagagagatgaggTATTCTGATTTGGAGAAGATAGAACGTGGCATTCGGCGACACTTTCACGACGATATTACCGTTATTGTTGTCTTCCTCCACGCTACAAACTTCGCTACTCGAACTCCGATCTCTGTCAAAGGAGGTGGTCTCCTCTCAGCCCATAATCCCGTTTTatag
- a CDS encoding CAP-gly domain linker, protein MKKLFFFRSSGNGNDKQVNCEKEADSKMRTQASSQAEQEFDSPKSHGQVSGGLALRRSLSWSSAGFLFDKFGETSKNELTTSATKSKDRRRNHSSRCFTPERQVRERQCKADKFQHDSSGSSSSCSSNVSSKVLDRYIDGEEHLEPCKQKSNSSHSGVSESINRRRLPPRVQWTVPTSPSDTFDEKRKSQSFREAKGTHLRYSSADCVDNGLRHGSPRSVARNVIERLSQTHGKSKGSNHEPITIQDVYGGSLNRTFDSSSDIAANVSLAEHYEPVNEYYTQDYGGHQQNCIRSRNVYKCMEDDLDSELEMKIKEAEKRAKLFSAELEQQRCLSDCDFDVSSLVGAIRKLEDERLHLAFENVNLLRSQIVERASAREEIRWLKSDWDLHIQRLEKEKSELQAGLEKELDRRSGEWTSKLEKFQLEEKKLRERVRELAEHNVSLQRELSAFHENETENKDMITHLERRVAELTTTADKLHEENNYVKQTLSKLQESYAGATEDLDFLRRNFEEKDQECRELHKSVTKFFRTCKEQGKTIEGLRDGVSEEVKKQPSEKLDQLVKKLQVEQVRLTGIELSLRREVESMKLETDSLRHENICLLNRLKGNGQEIDITTLKLENELKMRVCYLQEQGLSMLNESSQLCYKLLKFIKGKLTQLPETYQDKNSVKDGLSEQFMIESEMKVHGIRRGTENLKRSLQTVTSVVASNSESSSSNTGRPREQRNQSVEENLRAELSAETLITSLVREKLYSKEKEIEQLQAELAAAVRGNEILRCEVQSSLDNLSVTTHELKDLKHQMLKKEESIRRLESNLQEAAKEMARLNALLSKVSNERGQIWSEYKQYGEKNMLLNSENETLKGMVEKLEEKVLEKEGEITILQDTIGSKHLNLLSSPDFLV, encoded by the exons atgaaaaagcTCTTCTTTTTCAGATCTTCTGGTAATGGAAATGATAAACAAGTTAACTGCGAAAAAGAAGCGGATAGTAAGATGAGAACCCAAGCTAGTAGTCAGGCTGAACAAGAGTTCGATAGTCCTAAGTCACATGGTCAAGTTTCTGGTGGTCTAGCTCTTAGACGAAGCCTTTCATGGTCCTCTGCAGGTTTCCTTTTTGACAAGTTTGGAGAAACTTCCAAGAATGAACTAACAACTAGTGCTACTAAAAGCAAGGATAGGCGGCGCAATCATTCATCTCG ATGCTTTACTCCAGAAAGACAAGTTAGAGAAAGGCAGTGTAAAGCAGACAAGTTTCAGCATGATTCGTCTGGGAGTTCATCATCTTGTTCGAGTAATGTCTCTAGTAAAGTTCTGGACCGTTATATTGATGGAGAAGAGCATTTGGAACCGTGCAAGCAAAAGAGTAATTCTTCACACAGTGGTGTTTCTGAGAGTATAAATCGAAGGAGGCTTCCACCCCGAGTTCAATGGACAGTCCCTACATCACCATCAGACACTTTCGATGAGAAACGAAAGTCCCAGTCATTTAGAGAAGCTAAAGGCACCCATTTACGTTACTCTTCTGCTGATTGTGTGGATAATGGGTTGCGGCATGGATCGCCTCGTTCGGTTGCTAGAAATGTCATTGAAAGACTCTCTCAGACTCATGGCAAGTCAAAGGGTTCAAACCACGAACCAATCACAATTCAAGATGTCTATGGTGGATCCCTTAACAGAACTTTTGACTCGAGCTCAGATATCGCCGCTAATGTTTCACTAGCTGAACATTATGAACCTGTTAACGAGTATTATACGCAGGACTATGGAGGGCACCAGCAAAATTGTATACGGAGTAGGAACGTGTACAAGTGTATGGAAGACGATCTTGACTCCGAGctagaaatgaaaattaaagaagctGAGAAGAGAGCTAAATTGTTTTCTGCAGAATTGGAGCAGCAGAGATGCCTTTCAGACTGTGACTTCGATGTTTCATCTTTGGTTGGGGCAATTAGAAAACTGGAAGATGAGAGGCTCCACTTGGCATTTGAGAATGTAAATCTCTTACGGTCCCAAATAGTTGAGAGGGCTTCTGCTAGGGAAGAAATCAGATGGTTGAAGTCAGATTGGGACTTGCATATACAGAGACTAGAAAAGGAGAAGAGCGAGCTGCAGGCTGGATTGGAGAAAGAGCTTGATAGAAGATCAGGTGAGTGGACGTCAAAACTCGAAAAATTCCAgcttgaagagaagaagctccGAGAGCGTGTAAGAGAGCTTGCTGAGCATAATGTCTCACTCCAGAGAGAACTATCTGCTTTCCACGAAAATGAGACAGAGAACAAAGACATGATAACACATTTGGAGAGAAGAGTTGCTGAGCTGACCACAACAGCAGATAAATTGCATGAAGAGAACAATTATGTTAAACAAACTCTCTCCAAGTTACAAGAGAGTTACGCAGGTGCTACAGAAGATCTTGATTTCTTGAGAAGAAACTTTGAAGAGAAGGATCAAGAATGCAGGGAGTTGCACAAATCTGTTACAAAGTTTTTCAGAACTTGCAAAGAACAAGGGAAGACAATTGAGGGACTTCGAGATGGTGTTTCTGAGGAGGTTAAGAAGCAACCGTCAGAGAAATTAGACCAGTTGGTCAAGAAATTGCAGGTCGAGCAGGTAAGGTTGACAGGGATCGAGCTTTCACTTAGAAGGGAAGTAGAATCAATGAAGCTTGAAACTGACTCTCTTCGCCATGAAAATATCTGTCTACTGAATCGATTGAAAGGGAATGGTCAAGAAATAGACATTACAACCCTTAAGCTAGAGAATGAGTTGAAGATGCGTGTCTGCTACTTGCAAGAACAGGGACTGTCAATGTTAAATGAGAGCAGCCAGCTGTGTTACAAGTTACTGAAGTTCATCAAAGGGAAATTAACTCAGCTTCCTGAAACCTATCAGGATAAGAATTCAGTGAAGGACGGATTAAGTGAGCAGTTTATGATTGAGTCTGAAATGAAAGTCCATGGGATAAGGCGCGGAACTGAAAACCTGAAGAGGAGTTTGCAAACGGTGACCAGTGTGGTAGCTTCGAATTCAGAATCGTCTTCCTCAAATACTGGTAGGCCTAGGGAACAAAGAAACCAATCAGTTGAA GAAAACTTGCGAGCAGAACTGAGTGCTGAGACCCTAATCACAAGTTTAGTGCGGGAGAAACTGTATTCCAAGGAAAAGGAAATCGAACAGCTCCAAGCAGAACTAGCAGCAGCAGTACGAGGTAATGAGATTCTGAGATGTGAGGTCCAAAGCAGTTTAGACAACCTATCAGTTACAACCCACGAACTGAAAGACCTCAAGCATCAG atgttgaagaaggagGAAAGCATAAGACGGCTCGAAAGCAATCTCCAGGAAGCGGCGAAAGAAATGGCGAGGCTGAACGCACTATTGTCAAAAGTGTCTAATGAAAGAGGCCAGATATGGAGTGAGTATAAACAATACGGTGAGAAAAACATGCTTTTGAACTCAGAGAACGAGACATTGAAAGGAATGGTAGAGAAATTGGAGGAGAAGGTATTagagaaagaaggagagatcACAATACTACAAGACACAATCGGAAGCAAGCATCTGAATCTCCTCTCAAGTCCTGATTTCTTGGTATAA
- a CDS encoding CAP-gly domain linker: MKKLFFFRSSGNGNDKQVNCEKEADSKMRTQASSQAEQEFDSPKSHGQVSGGLALRRSLSWSSAGFLFDKFGETSKNELTTSATKSKDRRRNHSSRCFTPERQVRERQCKADKFQHDSSGSSSSCSSNVSSKVLDRYIDGEEHLEPCKQKSNSSHSGVSESINRRRLPPRVQWTVPTSPSDTFDEKRKSQSFREAKGTHLRYSSADCVDNGLRHGSPRSVARNVIERLSQTHGKSKGSNHEPITIQDVYGGSLNRTFDSSSDIAANVSLAEHYEPVNEYYTQDYGGHQQNCIRSRNVYKCMEDDLDSELEMKIKEAEKRAKLFSAELEQQRCLSDCDFDVSSLVGAIRKLEDERLHLAFENVNLLRSQIVERASAREEIRWLKSDWDLHIQRLEKEKSELQAGLEKELDRRSGEWTSKLEKFQLEEKKLRERVRELAEHNVSLQRELSAFHENETENKDMITHLERRVAELTTTADKLHEENNYVKQTLSKLQESYAGATEDLDFLRRNFEEKDQECRELHKSVTKFFRTCKEQGKTIEGLRDGVSEEVKKQPSEKLDQLVKKLQVEQVRLTGIELSLRREVESMKLETDSLRHENICLLNRLKGNGQEIDITTLKLENELKMRVCYLQEQGLSMLNESSQLCYKLLKFIKGKLTQLPETYQDKNSVKDGLSEQFMIESEMKVHGIRRGTENLKRSLQTVTSVVASNSESSSSNTGRPREQRNQSVEENLRAELSAETLITSLVREKLYSKEKEIEQLQAELAAAVRGNEILRCEVQSSLDNLSVTTHELKDLKHQVLQNKNNTYPMSVFVYKETIPIYKMLTLR; encoded by the exons atgaaaaagcTCTTCTTTTTCAGATCTTCTGGTAATGGAAATGATAAACAAGTTAACTGCGAAAAAGAAGCGGATAGTAAGATGAGAACCCAAGCTAGTAGTCAGGCTGAACAAGAGTTCGATAGTCCTAAGTCACATGGTCAAGTTTCTGGTGGTCTAGCTCTTAGACGAAGCCTTTCATGGTCCTCTGCAGGTTTCCTTTTTGACAAGTTTGGAGAAACTTCCAAGAATGAACTAACAACTAGTGCTACTAAAAGCAAGGATAGGCGGCGCAATCATTCATCTCG ATGCTTTACTCCAGAAAGACAAGTTAGAGAAAGGCAGTGTAAAGCAGACAAGTTTCAGCATGATTCGTCTGGGAGTTCATCATCTTGTTCGAGTAATGTCTCTAGTAAAGTTCTGGACCGTTATATTGATGGAGAAGAGCATTTGGAACCGTGCAAGCAAAAGAGTAATTCTTCACACAGTGGTGTTTCTGAGAGTATAAATCGAAGGAGGCTTCCACCCCGAGTTCAATGGACAGTCCCTACATCACCATCAGACACTTTCGATGAGAAACGAAAGTCCCAGTCATTTAGAGAAGCTAAAGGCACCCATTTACGTTACTCTTCTGCTGATTGTGTGGATAATGGGTTGCGGCATGGATCGCCTCGTTCGGTTGCTAGAAATGTCATTGAAAGACTCTCTCAGACTCATGGCAAGTCAAAGGGTTCAAACCACGAACCAATCACAATTCAAGATGTCTATGGTGGATCCCTTAACAGAACTTTTGACTCGAGCTCAGATATCGCCGCTAATGTTTCACTAGCTGAACATTATGAACCTGTTAACGAGTATTATACGCAGGACTATGGAGGGCACCAGCAAAATTGTATACGGAGTAGGAACGTGTACAAGTGTATGGAAGACGATCTTGACTCCGAGctagaaatgaaaattaaagaagctGAGAAGAGAGCTAAATTGTTTTCTGCAGAATTGGAGCAGCAGAGATGCCTTTCAGACTGTGACTTCGATGTTTCATCTTTGGTTGGGGCAATTAGAAAACTGGAAGATGAGAGGCTCCACTTGGCATTTGAGAATGTAAATCTCTTACGGTCCCAAATAGTTGAGAGGGCTTCTGCTAGGGAAGAAATCAGATGGTTGAAGTCAGATTGGGACTTGCATATACAGAGACTAGAAAAGGAGAAGAGCGAGCTGCAGGCTGGATTGGAGAAAGAGCTTGATAGAAGATCAGGTGAGTGGACGTCAAAACTCGAAAAATTCCAgcttgaagagaagaagctccGAGAGCGTGTAAGAGAGCTTGCTGAGCATAATGTCTCACTCCAGAGAGAACTATCTGCTTTCCACGAAAATGAGACAGAGAACAAAGACATGATAACACATTTGGAGAGAAGAGTTGCTGAGCTGACCACAACAGCAGATAAATTGCATGAAGAGAACAATTATGTTAAACAAACTCTCTCCAAGTTACAAGAGAGTTACGCAGGTGCTACAGAAGATCTTGATTTCTTGAGAAGAAACTTTGAAGAGAAGGATCAAGAATGCAGGGAGTTGCACAAATCTGTTACAAAGTTTTTCAGAACTTGCAAAGAACAAGGGAAGACAATTGAGGGACTTCGAGATGGTGTTTCTGAGGAGGTTAAGAAGCAACCGTCAGAGAAATTAGACCAGTTGGTCAAGAAATTGCAGGTCGAGCAGGTAAGGTTGACAGGGATCGAGCTTTCACTTAGAAGGGAAGTAGAATCAATGAAGCTTGAAACTGACTCTCTTCGCCATGAAAATATCTGTCTACTGAATCGATTGAAAGGGAATGGTCAAGAAATAGACATTACAACCCTTAAGCTAGAGAATGAGTTGAAGATGCGTGTCTGCTACTTGCAAGAACAGGGACTGTCAATGTTAAATGAGAGCAGCCAGCTGTGTTACAAGTTACTGAAGTTCATCAAAGGGAAATTAACTCAGCTTCCTGAAACCTATCAGGATAAGAATTCAGTGAAGGACGGATTAAGTGAGCAGTTTATGATTGAGTCTGAAATGAAAGTCCATGGGATAAGGCGCGGAACTGAAAACCTGAAGAGGAGTTTGCAAACGGTGACCAGTGTGGTAGCTTCGAATTCAGAATCGTCTTCCTCAAATACTGGTAGGCCTAGGGAACAAAGAAACCAATCAGTTGAA GAAAACTTGCGAGCAGAACTGAGTGCTGAGACCCTAATCACAAGTTTAGTGCGGGAGAAACTGTATTCCAAGGAAAAGGAAATCGAACAGCTCCAAGCAGAACTAGCAGCAGCAGTACGAGGTAATGAGATTCTGAGATGTGAGGTCCAAAGCAGTTTAGACAACCTATCAGTTACAACCCACGAACTGAAAGACCTCAAGCATCAGGTATTGCAAAACAAGAATAACACATATCCCATGtctgtttttgtatataaagaaACTATTCCCATTTATAAAATGTTAACTTTACGCTAA